GCACACTATGCGGCGTTGGCCTCCCTGTTCGACAGCGAATGGGCGGCAGGGCACTACGACAGGGTCATTCACGGCGATCATGAGATTGAGGGTATTTCTTTTGGCCTTCTCATGCTTGCGTATGGTGACGCCAAGGTTTCAGATCTCATGTGTAGCACAGACGAGCGATCCCAGAGGTTTCTGGGGAGATTAGCTGGTCTTCTCGCTGCTGATGGCTATCTGGTGGGCGAAGATTCGATATTCGTCCCTGCCCTGGAGTTCTGGGCCACGTTTGTCGAAACCATGATCGACAATATCTActcagaagaggaagcaaaCGTAAACGTCTGGCGCCCGCACGCTGAACAACACCTCAAGAGTGTCGTGTCCAACTGCTGGAGGAAGGCACAATGGCCGCCTGCAGAGACTTTCGCCGAGTGGGATTCTAATGAGCGTGTCGGCTTCACGGATGCGAGAAAAGACATAGCTGATATGCTACAGTCCATCTTCACTCTCGAGAATCTCACTCTAGTCTCATTCTTCTCTGGTCTTTTCCTCCAGGCCCTCTCTGTACAGTCGTGGGCTGAAGTTGAGGCATCAGCATTCTGTCTCGGATCTTTGTCCGACTGTATCACGGAAGACCCCCAATATGACGTGGAGTTAAGCAAGGTCTTTGCTTCACCCTTCTtcgatcttcttggtcaGGCCCAAGGTCCGGTCCCGCTACGTCTGCGCCAAACGGGTCTTCTGCTCATTGAACGGTACTGTGAGTACTTTGAGCGGCATTCCGAGTATCTCCCGCATGCGCTCAACCTGCTATTTGCGGCTGTGGGCGATCCTGTTCTTGGTGGACCTTCTGCCAAATCCATCTCAACTCTCTGCTCATCGTGTCGCTGCATTCTTACGGGCGAAGCACCGGCATTTATCATGCACTACCAAACTATCCGTAGCAGACAAGTTCTCGACTCTCTGGCGGAGGAGCGTATCATCCTTGCCATCGCCTCCATCATCCAGGCTATTCCGGATTCGAACCAGAAGCTGGCTGTCTTTGAGAACCTCTACTCGATCATCAAAGCAGACTGCGAGCGTGCTGTTCAGCTCAAACAGCAGCCCAGTATGTTGAACCTTTCCGACCCCAACTTCTTGCGCGGTGTCGAACAACCGGGCGACGTTCCTTCTGCCGACGAAGTCTCTCATCAACTCGCCGTCCGCGCTCTCCGATCTCTCCAAAGCATGGCCAAGGGTATGCAGGATGTCAAGGAGCATGTGGTTGACATTGATGCCGATCCTTCTTCTGCCAACCAGGACCCGAAACTTTCCGCTATCCAGTCCGATATCCTCAACGTCTTGCTCGAGATGCAGAGAACTTTCAACACCAGCGGGGAGGTCGTAGAGATCATTTGCATCATCTTCCGAGCGGGGTTTTCAGAGACTGAGTCGGGCCCATTCGTGTTCCCTCCTGAAGTCGTGACAAACTTCTTCAGTCAACAAAGATTCGAAACCCCTAGACTGGGAGCTTTGCTGAGCACGGCATGCTCTTTTGTCGGAAGTCTGTACAGAGGACCGAAAAACCTGGTTCCGTCCTTACTGGCAGAGTTACTACCTTGGGTAATCCAGATGCTCAGCAGTCTCCCGGAACCAGAAAGCGACACGGAAGTGGCGCAGAACGGCATTTGCTTCGTGGATAAGATCATGACAAGGTATCCCGAGGTGGTGTTCCACGTTCAGCCGCCACAGATGCTCGAGTACTTTTTCATGTTCTCGCTCAGGGTCCTGAATGGGAGGGAGCCGCTGCCCAAGACAGCGTCGGCGGAGTTTTGGGTATGTCTCCACGCGTCTCTTGAATCATTAACCTGAGTGTGTATTGTACTAACAACCAAATCAGAGTAACTTCATTACCCTCAAGTCCGAGTCCCCCGATCTCCAAGGAACCATCAACAATGCTATGGAACACCTCGGCCCGCTCATATCACAGACTCTCATCCAGAATATCGGTGGTAACGCTGCGAGAAGCGAGCTAGACAAGCTGAGCGACCCTCTCAAGAAGCTTGTGACGAGCCAGATGCGTTCAAGGCAATGGCTCGAACAGGCGCTCTTCGACCAAAATTTCCCCAGTTCGCAGGTAGGCAATGAAGAGAAGTCTACTttcctcaagaagatcatTGGGTAAGTCTGCCATATACCTCGCCCGTTCACTATATACTAGTTACTGACCCGCGTCTACACAGACTGAGAGGGGCGAGGAATACCAACCAGGTGGTGAGGGAGTTCTGGCTGGCTTGCAGAGGCTCCAACTTTTCTTATGCTTCCTAGGCGTATGCAACGGATGTTTATGAGCCTTGGATCTTACTCAAAAATTATGGATACCTTGGAGCTTGTGAAGTAACTTCCGTGACTTTTCGTTTTTTATGAGCTCCTTCGCTCGTTCCAATGCGGACTGGGTAATCTTAGCAACGGCTCTTGAAAGCATTATTCAGACATGGTAGGCAACGTTGCAATTCAACGTTGCAATTTGGAAATGTGATGGAGTCACTACAACAACTGTATATGACTTGAAACCACAACCCAAATTGTAAATATTTCGTTCCAGATTCTGTTCATCATGAAACACACACATACAAGCGAAGTACCTCCAGCTTATGAAGATAGGAGACGAGCTCGGAAGGGCTCGAGGAGAGCTCTATTTCGTCTATACGTGGTCCTAGCGTCACCTCCATAATCAACCCTGCCAAGCCCAATCTGCATCAGGGGTGGACTGCCATTTGCCATACACAACCCTCACTCTTCCAACTACAGTTCACCCCATCTTCAGTCGAGCTTCACCCAGACTGAATCCACCACGTCTCAGTGTAAGTCCAAATACGCTATCGCTATCTGCTCACTCCATTGCTTACTTGGGAGGAGTTCTTGAAAGTTTCAACTTGACCAAACTAAAACTAACAGCCACGGCAGGAAAGGATTGGGTCGATCCTCTCACACATCATGAAGTCCCTCACCAAAGCCCCCGGCCTCCTGAGCCGGCATGGCCTCACCTCCCTAACCACTAGAGCCTCAACTTTCCAACAACGCCTATACTCCTCAGCCCCATTAGCACCTGAGGCGACAACACAAACGGCTGCCAAAAAGCCGCAAAGACAAGTAATCTTCTCCGGCATCCAACCCACCGGCGTACCACACCTAGGCAACTACCTCGGCGCCCTCCAGCAATGGAAGCGCATGCAAGACAACGCAGATCCGGAGACCACGGATCTCATCTTCTCCGTCGTCGACCTGCACGCCATCACGGTGCCGCAGCAGCGCGGCAACCtcaggaagtggaagagggagatgctGGCGACGCTACTGGCTATCGGCTTGGATCCTAAGCGCTGCACCATCTTCTACCAGAGCATGGTGCCGGGACACTCGGAGCTGCAGTGGATTTTGAGTTGCACGGCTAGTACGGGGTATTTGAGTCGGATGACGCAGTGGAAGGTGAGTTCATCGTTTGAGAGccgagggaggaagggaggggtTTCAGAAACGAAATGCTGATGTGTGGCGGaatgaacaacaacagagtAAACTGCAACTAGCAGATGACGCCAACATGCTAGACGACAAGGCCAAATTGTCTCTCAAGCACGGCTTGTTCTCCTACCCCATCCTCCAAGCGGCGGATATTCTCGTTCACAGGGCGACGCATGTCCCCGTCGGCGAGGACCAGAGGCAGCATCTTGAGTTTGCTAGGGAGTGCGTGACCAACTTCAATCATGCGTATAAGGGCAAGGTGTTGGTTGCTCCTGAGACGATTCTTTGTAAGTCTGTTTCTATTTCATCCCCTTCCGTTCCATTCCATGTTCACTTTCGATTTATGATATGTACTTGACTCTTGACTTCGACAGGAGTTACTGTTCTTATCATCATCTAACAACACTTAAAACAGCCCCTACAAAACGCGTAATGTCCCTCCAGATGCCCACCAAGAAAATGTCCAAATCCGACCCCGACCCTACTTCccgcatcctcctcaccgaCACCCCTTCCGAGATCCACTCCAAGATCCTAAAAGCGCGCACCGACTCGTTGACCCCCTCTCTGGGAATCACCTTCGACCCTGTCCAACGTCCCGGCGTGTCCAACCTGCTTCAGCTTCTCAGCCATTTCGACTCCCAAAATCGTTCGGCGCAGGAGATCGCGGCGCAGATCAATGCCGAGGTTGGGAATCagttgggaggggagggcgaggagaatccgttgaggaagttgaaggaacGGGTGAGCGAGGTGGTGCAGAGGGAACTAAATCCCATTAGGGAGAGGTATTTGGAGTTGTTGCAGGGGGATGAGGGTAAGGAAGGGGGATATTTGGACGAGGTTATTAAGGAGGGAGCGAGGAAGGCGAATGAGAGCGCAGAGAGGACAATGAGTAGGGTTAGGAGGGCTGTGGAGTTGGGCGCTTGAGGTGATGAAGGATGGTGAGGTTGTTGTAAGATAGATTCCGTGTTGTCTGCTGGGACATATGATCGGTAGAGAAAAGCTGTATGTGATGTCTGCATCTGTGGCATATACTGCTTAGACGTATGGTCatcattgttgttgtgcttTCTCTCACCAGCCTCTTTCATTGGCAAACGCCGTCTAGTCTTCTCTCGTGTACAGCACAGCAGCGGCATGGCCGTGTCTCCTGATCTGTACTATACATTTCTTATGCTACAGTATCTATACACACAAAGGACGGGCCATATGCAGAAGAGACAAAAGGGGACAAACCTGACCGGAAGAGagacagacaacaacgacaagaacaacCACCCAGGCTGCTGAAAGGACTTCTTGAGACGGGACCAGTAGTTGTTGTATCCGCTTTAGCGTCCACCAGAGATCCGGAGTCTCTCCTTGGCAAGGAAGTCCTCGAAGTTGCCGACGCCCTTCAAGTCGCTGACATGGCTGAGGTGCTCCCATCTGGTCTCCAGAAGCTTCTCCACCTCGCCCTTGCTCTCGTCCATAGCCTTGCTGACGCCTGTTGTGTTGACAATTGTTGGTTAGCATGCGTGTCTCCAGGAAACACCCCTCGTAGCGAAGCGGAAGTTATGTATCGAACGGATTTCCACGTACCAAGCTTGCTGAACTCCCAAACGTTAGCCTTCATACCAATGCCGTAGTAGGCATGCTTCTGCAAGAAGGCCAACCACAGCTGCACCGTCTCCGGGTGACCGTCCTTGATCTGGATCAGCCTCCTGAGAGTGACACGCTCAAAGTTTTCCTGCGACTTCTTGAAAATGAAATGCGACTTGGGCACAGTCCAGCGCTCGATCATGCGGGGCAGAGGGACGGGGCCGAAGGCAGGCAGGCCGAGGTAGTAGGCGGCGCGGAGGGCGAAGTCGCAGAAGAACTCGAGGTTGCGGATCGAGTAGGACCGGAGCTGGAGGTCGCACGAGGGAACGCCGTACTCGGCTTCGCGGCGAAGCGGCTGGAGGTAGAGGGCCTCGAGCGAGCGGGGCATGCGGGACATGATCACCTCCTGCTCTTCGGACTCcgtggcgacggcggcggccttggccttgttctcgtccttgggaggctcggtggtggtcgtgatCTTGGCGATCGGGGTGCTGCTAGCAGGATATACCGGTCAGTCATTCTGTACCGTCCGGGCAGGCTCGGTTATGCGACGATGTATTAATGGAGAGAGTGAGGGCATATCGGCGGGGGTGTTCGACGAGCGGGCGGACAGATTTCGCGGGAACGGCGACATTGTCGAGGAGGGCGGTTTGCGGTAATGGGCTACTAACCTCGCCTCAGAGGCGGCATCGGGACCTGTGGTCCTACGCAAGTGTTAGCTCGTGGTGCTCATGAATAACAACGGATCTCGAACAGCACGCTGGTCACTTACACCGAGGCATTGCGCCGGAGCTGGGGCAACGGCTGGAAGACGGCCTGGGCGGACCGGAGGGTTGCGAGAGGCTGCCGTTTCCACGCTGGTTAGACGGATATCCTACGAGCGCACACATCCTACAAAACACATGAGGAGAATGCTTACCGCCCGTCCCTGAAGGGACCGTACCGCTGGCCTTATTATCATCTTTGCTCTGGGTGGTCTGGGATGTTGAACGTCTACAAGTTGCCCTCGCGCGCGCGCGGATCAACCGAGTTTTTAGCGCGGGTTATTGGGGTAGGTCAATCCGGGGTTCTTATCGATAAGGAGCTTGTGACGCCCATTTCTTAAACTGCGAAAACATCACCATTACATGGAAGAGAGAACATGGCAGAAAACTACAAGTCACTGGCAGCATTACAAGAAACAGCGGTTGGTTGTCAAACATTTGATTTgttcgttttttttttgggctTTTCAACACACTGGTCGTCAACCCGTGGTTATTTAAAGGAGATTTCTCTATCCTTCCTGTGAAAAGTCCTGGCAATCTCGCAATGACTGGCAGAGCTGCCTTCTCTGATCGCCTCACGACGAGGGAAACTGTTGTGCAGTCGAACCGTAGCTCAAGACTGAAATGATACACTAAGATCCCAAACAATGTCGCCAGACATAATACCAATCCTCTGTCGCGTCGACCAGGGCCAAGCGACGAGGAGCCGGAAGCGGCGTTTGATGTCGGTGTCGCATCGTTGCTTGCTGCAACAATCGTGTACACATGATGCTGTATGTATGTGGTACGGTCGTAGGTGTGATTTGACCATGGGGCGTTCAGATCACTTGCGCTTTCTCCTGCCGTTGACGAGCTGCTTGTAGAAGTTCTTTCCTccgctctgcttcttctcctggatGCCGTGGTACTTGTTCTTGTACttgtcaacaacctcagcaccgagaacctcctcaacaatggtccgcttcctctccttgcGGGTGAGTCGGCTGTCACGACCGTCAGTAGCACCAGCAATGATAGTGCCAACTTGGGAGAACTCGGGCACAAAGTCCTTGCGAGAGTCCTTCTTGAAGTACTGTTTTCCCATGGCGACGACCTCACGCATTCTCAGAATTTGCAAGTCTCTCTTCAGCTGGGGGGTCAGATTTGTGCGGGGCATGTTAAACCAATCGGCACCGGCGTCAGTCTTAGGTCCCTGTTTTCTCTAGTCAGCATCCTGATCCGCAAGGTTGTAGAGCAGTaacggaagagaaggagtAGTTTCCAGTCAGAGTAACTATGAACATAAAGGAATCATTATGGTGCAGACGACGACCCCATGACGGGGCGCCGAACTGCGTCATGAAAAAAATGGGATAGATTTTCATCATGGAAGGAAGTGTAATGGAGATGTCGAGGACTGTCGAACGTACCTTGGTCTTTTCCTTGGACTGGGGCACCCGGACCGACAacttcttggacttgttcTCCAAGGTCGGCTTCACCACCTCAGCAGGAGCGGCCGAGGGAGCCGCAACCACTACGGGGGTTTGCGCTGCGGgtgcaacagcagcatctGTCTGGGGAGCCGCTACAGCATTGGAGCTGTCCGGGTTCGCAAGGCGAGACTCGGCTTCAGCAAGGAGTTTGTCGATCTCAGCATCGGACAAGCCGAGCACGGAAGCCGCCATCTTGCTGGTCGGGCAAATGCACAGTTTCGTGGATTGAAAGCTGTGGAAAAGCTGCTCAAGATTTGCAAGCGAttggagagaggggaagagaagggaagaaaattCGAAGCTTCACATTTGGGGACAAGAAAAGATAAAATTTTGAGTGGGACCCGCAGAAAAAGACCAGGCGTTCCCCATTTGAGCCAAGGCTTGGCATTGCTTGTTGTCGACTGCTTGAACTCCGCCATCACGTGAGATTCTGCACGGGCCAGGCCTCCAATGAGTTGGCAACCCACAGCCCCGGCTCGAGCCCGGGCCGCGCCTGGCCGTGCGTCATAGGGCGGAGAAATGAGGCTGGAGAGTGCCAGTTGTCAACGGTTGGGCT
The window above is part of the Sordaria macrospora chromosome 4, complete sequence genome. Proteins encoded here:
- a CDS encoding tryptophan--tRNA ligase; translated protein: MKSLTKAPGLLSRHGLTSLTTRASTFQQRLYSSAPLAPEATTQTAAKKPQRQVIFSGIQPTGVPHLGNYLGALQQWKRMQDNADPETTDLIFSVVDLHAITVPQQRGNLRKWKREMLATLLAIGLDPKRCTIFYQSMVPGHSELQWILSCTASTGYLSRMTQWKSKLQLADDANMLDDKAKLSLKHGLFSYPILQAADILVHRATHVPVGEDQRQHLEFARECVTNFNHAYKGKVLVAPETILSPTKRVMSLQMPTKKMSKSDPDPTSRILLTDTPSEIHSKILKARTDSLTPSLGITFDPVQRPGVSNLLQLLSHFDSQNRSAQEIAAQINAEVGNQLGGEGEENPLRKLKERVSEVVQRELNPIRERYLELLQGDEGKEGGYLDEVIKEGARKANESAERTMSRVRRAVELGA
- a CDS encoding mitochondrial 37S ribosomal protein uS10m, whose amino-acid sequence is MIIRPAVRSLQGRAPLATLRSAQAVFQPLPQLRRNASVTTGPDAASEASTPIAKITTTTEPPKDENKAKAAAVATESEEQEVIMSRMPRSLEALYLQPLRREAEYGVPSCDLQLRSYSIRNLEFFCDFALRAAYYLGLPAFGPVPLPRMIERWTVPKSHFIFKKSQENFERVTLRRLIQIKDGHPETVQLWLAFLQKHAYYGIGMKANVWEFSKLGVSKAMDESKGEVEKLLETRWEHLSHVSDLKGVGNFEDFLAKERLRISGGR